A region of candidate division WOR-3 bacterium DNA encodes the following proteins:
- a CDS encoding S8 family serine peptidase produces MFLFLSLIAVLVPPSVQGKLTTELNTQIIKATPDEMVSCIVIMREGYPYREMEAYPIKERIRTYREIAELSQTPLLQWLSGRTDAKVHQRFWVINGFHLEAKPDIIIEIAKRPDVGWISHNGEVRIIDGDYAPAISSRATTWGIRKIKADSCWAAGYTGQGIIIGETDTGVDYTHPALQGKWSGYWKVASGLPPSTTPYDDHNHGTHCMGTIMGGDGPGPFSEDIGVAFNAKFVAAKVLNSGGSGSYAQCAEGLQFMADLKDSVDIKAVSNSWGGSSGADTFFYPITRTYISIGIVPVFANGNSGPNPGTVGVPGNYSNVIGVGATDSTDAIASFSSRGPAPDQPPFNNPSTWLRSDWNLTKPQISAPGVAVYSCIPGGGYASWNGTSMATPHVAGSIGLICQKNPTLSPYVIYDILLDNVDTPSQGAPYPNNNYGWGRLNVWKAVQATPTVNQPYISILSTQITDPPPGGNNNGLIEPGETVRMVVSVKNLGGVTGNNTTGTLRSYDNFVTINNGFFNFGTIPPQGTGSNSSNPYTFTAHNLTPQGHIAKIGLILHSDGPHDSLDFDDTVFYSIQIGTPPPPYAIYEDDFEYGSGLDSFLYYWDKTGNWNWVTNNYHSPTHSAYSGTVNNNIMTLTLKNSVNLTPFTNPILKFWHKYRFEQGIFLDSAVIHISTNGGTSWTRLWRYNWMDGDTIPWREAEISLSSYISNNVKIRYAVDAYTFFNDYADWWIDDFRILVPTDNEPPYFSNTTRWTDTSFTGPFPVRSTITDISGVDSVYLYYRINSGAWQRLSMTHQGNNIYQATIPSQTMYTTVHYYLWARDKWITPNSGCDPVGAPNDGYYSFQIRPVGAVEQKPKGSLKFAFSVSNPVRGNVHVRYSVPEPVRVEFIVYDVMGRKVRILIDEDVKPGQYELIWDNKDDTGRKLAAGVYFVKLAAGGFNKVEKVVLLE; encoded by the coding sequence ATGTTTCTATTCTTAAGTCTTATTGCGGTGCTGGTGCCGCCTTCGGTTCAGGGAAAACTGACTACGGAACTCAACACGCAAATCATAAAGGCGACACCAGATGAAATGGTCTCCTGTATCGTAATAATGAGGGAGGGATATCCATACCGGGAGATGGAGGCGTATCCTATCAAAGAGCGGATAAGGACCTATCGTGAGATTGCGGAACTCAGTCAGACTCCTTTGCTTCAATGGTTATCAGGTAGGACCGATGCAAAAGTCCATCAGCGCTTCTGGGTGATAAATGGTTTCCACCTTGAGGCAAAACCAGATATTATTATTGAAATTGCCAAACGCCCGGATGTGGGCTGGATTTCACATAATGGTGAAGTCCGTATTATTGATGGAGATTATGCACCTGCAATTTCATCACGGGCAACAACCTGGGGAATAAGAAAGATTAAAGCGGATTCCTGCTGGGCTGCGGGCTATACCGGTCAGGGCATAATCATTGGGGAGACCGATACTGGTGTTGATTATACCCATCCTGCATTACAGGGTAAGTGGTCAGGATATTGGAAGGTTGCCTCTGGTTTGCCGCCTTCAACAACACCTTATGATGACCATAATCACGGCACCCATTGTATGGGCACGATTATGGGTGGTGATGGACCAGGTCCGTTTTCAGAGGATATTGGTGTGGCATTCAATGCCAAATTCGTTGCAGCAAAGGTTCTCAATTCAGGAGGTTCTGGTTCATATGCCCAGTGTGCTGAAGGTTTGCAATTTATGGCAGATTTAAAGGATTCGGTTGACATAAAGGCAGTTTCAAACTCCTGGGGAGGTTCAAGCGGTGCCGACACATTTTTTTATCCAATAACAAGAACATATATCTCTATTGGTATTGTCCCGGTATTCGCCAATGGGAATTCCGGTCCTAACCCCGGCACTGTCGGTGTTCCAGGAAATTACTCAAACGTGATTGGTGTCGGCGCAACGGACAGCACTGATGCAATCGCCAGTTTTTCAAGCCGGGGTCCTGCACCAGACCAGCCACCATTCAATAATCCGTCAACCTGGTTAAGGAGTGACTGGAATTTAACAAAACCCCAGATTTCTGCACCCGGTGTTGCTGTCTATTCCTGCATTCCCGGAGGTGGATATGCATCCTGGAATGGCACCTCAATGGCAACACCACATGTTGCTGGTTCTATAGGATTAATCTGTCAGAAAAATCCTACTCTCTCACCATATGTAATTTATGATATACTCCTTGATAATGTTGATACACCTTCACAGGGTGCACCATATCCGAATAACAATTATGGCTGGGGAAGGCTCAATGTCTGGAAGGCAGTTCAGGCAACACCGACGGTAAACCAACCCTATATTTCAATATTAAGTACCCAGATAACCGACCCACCACCTGGGGGAAACAACAACGGTCTAATTGAACCCGGTGAGACCGTGAGGATGGTTGTAAGTGTAAAAAATCTTGGTGGTGTGACAGGGAATAATACAACTGGAACTTTAAGGTCTTATGATAACTTTGTCACAATCAACAATGGGTTTTTCAATTTTGGAACAATCCCGCCCCAGGGTACAGGTTCAAATTCAAGCAATCCTTATACATTCACTGCCCACAATCTCACTCCTCAGGGACATATTGCAAAGATTGGCTTGATTCTCCATTCTGATGGTCCCCATGATTCCCTTGATTTTGATGATACAGTCTTTTATTCAATCCAGATTGGCACTCCACCACCGCCTTATGCAATATATGAAGATGATTTTGAATATGGTTCAGGTCTTGATAGTTTCTTATATTACTGGGATAAGACTGGGAACTGGAACTGGGTGACGAATAATTACCACTCACCAACGCATTCTGCATATAGCGGCACTGTCAATAATAACATAATGACGCTCACTTTGAAAAATAGTGTCAACCTCACTCCGTTCACAAATCCTATACTAAAGTTCTGGCATAAATATCGGTTTGAACAGGGCATATTCCTTGATAGTGCGGTGATACATATCTCAACGAATGGGGGAACATCCTGGACGAGATTGTGGCGGTATAACTGGATGGATGGTGATACAATCCCTTGGAGAGAGGCGGAGATATCATTATCATCTTATATCAGCAATAATGTGAAGATTCGTTATGCTGTTGACGCCTATACATTCTTTAATGATTATGCGGACTGGTGGATTGATGATTTTAGAATTCTTGTGCCGACTGATAACGAACCTCCTTATTTTAGTAATACGACAAGGTGGACTGATACATCATTTACCGGACCATTCCCGGTGCGCTCAACGATTACCGACATAAGTGGTGTTGATTCTGTGTATCTGTATTACCGGATAAATTCTGGTGCCTGGCAGAGACTTTCTATGACCCATCAAGGAAACAATATCTATCAGGCAACGATTCCATCCCAGACAATGTATACAACTGTTCATTATTATCTCTGGGCTCGTGATAAGTGGATAACACCGAATTCGGGCTGTGATCCGGTTGGTGCACCGAACGATGGTTATTATTCGTTCCAGATTCGGCCAGTTGGTGCAGTGGAGCAGAAGCCAAAAGGCTCACTTAAATTTGCCTTTTCGGTTTCAAATCCGGTCCGGGGGAATGTTCATGTAAGATATTCCGTTCCTGAGCCGGTGCGTGTGGAATTTATTGTTTATGATGTTATGGGTAGAAAGGTGCGGATATTGATTGATGAAGATGTTAAGCCAGGGCAATATGAACTCATCTGGGATAACAAGGATGATACAGGTCGTAAACTTGCTGCGGGTGTGTATTTTGTAAAGTTAGCTGCGGGTGGCTTTAATAAAGTAGAGAAGGTAGTACTTTTGGAATGA
- a CDS encoding S8 family peptidase, translated as MGVFLCFFLSSAIISKELQIQIENLNDNDYLTAIIVMNAEYPYAEVENLQIKQKAEIFREIAHSSQKELIDYLSAFPEEIREIKQFWVFNGLHITATKRIIKTLFKRNDIKYILHNGIANLPPYEISDDFRDTGWNIKKVRADSCWNAGYTGDNVLIGILDTGCDFTHPALSGKWSGYWKDCVNGQTQPYDDNGHGLFAAGIICGGDGFGPFGNDIGVAPGAKLVVAKIFNQYGSAQYAWIDAGMEWIADLKVDSGVDIRAVSNSWGTSNIYDLHFWNMCLTWKSIGILGLCSIGSSGPGQGTCNPPGNYPLVLGCGATDSLDYIAPFSSRGPAPDTPPWNDTIYWFRRDWNLTKPDIVAPGVNIRSSYNNGGYAVMNGTSWTNPHAAGGVAILCQAKPNLTVTQLYNLFLDNADSIYYGGYPNNTYGWGRLNLWRTLQSALKIEEYNRRSVNNNVIIIPNPTRGQLKFAQLSDNCLITLYDATGRKVYAATIEANSGIFVLPESIKNGVYFIEIKTRPGVIIRKVALVR; from the coding sequence ATGGGAGTTTTTTTATGTTTTTTTCTTTCATCAGCGATAATAAGCAAAGAATTACAAATTCAGATTGAAAATCTAAATGACAATGATTATTTGACAGCAATCATAGTGATGAATGCTGAATATCCTTATGCAGAGGTAGAAAATCTTCAGATAAAACAAAAGGCGGAGATTTTTAGAGAGATTGCACATAGCAGTCAAAAAGAACTGATTGATTATTTAAGCGCTTTTCCTGAAGAAATAAGAGAGATAAAACAATTCTGGGTCTTTAACGGACTTCATATCACCGCAACAAAAAGAATTATCAAAACGCTATTCAAAAGAAATGATATCAAATATATTCTGCATAATGGAATCGCAAATCTACCACCCTACGAAATATCAGACGATTTTAGAGATACAGGATGGAATATCAAAAAGGTGCGGGCAGATTCATGCTGGAATGCAGGTTATACTGGCGATAATGTGTTGATAGGGATTCTTGATACTGGTTGTGATTTTACACATCCTGCCTTGAGTGGAAAATGGAGCGGATACTGGAAGGATTGTGTGAATGGCCAAACCCAGCCCTATGATGATAATGGACATGGATTATTTGCTGCAGGTATCATCTGCGGTGGTGATGGATTTGGTCCTTTTGGTAATGACATTGGTGTCGCACCCGGTGCGAAGCTTGTCGTAGCCAAAATATTTAACCAATATGGCTCTGCTCAATATGCCTGGATTGATGCAGGTATGGAGTGGATCGCAGATCTGAAAGTAGATTCTGGAGTTGATATAAGAGCAGTTTCAAACTCCTGGGGCACCTCAAATATATATGACCTCCACTTCTGGAATATGTGTCTGACCTGGAAATCAATTGGCATTCTTGGGTTATGCTCAATTGGTTCAAGTGGACCAGGCCAGGGAACCTGCAATCCACCGGGTAATTATCCACTTGTCTTAGGTTGTGGTGCCACTGATTCACTTGATTATATTGCTCCATTTTCGTCCCGCGGTCCTGCACCAGACACACCCCCATGGAATGATACAATCTACTGGTTCAGAAGAGACTGGAATCTGACAAAACCCGATATCGTTGCCCCGGGTGTGAACATCAGGTCAAGTTACAATAATGGCGGTTATGCAGTAATGAACGGAACTTCTTGGACCAATCCTCATGCTGCAGGCGGTGTTGCAATATTATGCCAGGCAAAACCAAATCTCACCGTAACCCAACTGTATAATCTCTTTCTTGATAATGCTGATTCAATATATTACGGGGGCTATCCAAATAACACCTATGGCTGGGGCAGATTGAACCTATGGCGCACACTGCAATCTGCACTCAAAATAGAAGAATATAATAGACGCAGCGTAAATAATAATGTGATAATCATTCCCAATCCGACCCGTGGTCAATTGAAATTTGCTCAGCTATCTGATAATTGCTTAATTACTTTGTACGACGCAACTGGTAGAAAGGTTTATGCTGCCACAATTGAAGCCAACTCAGGAATCTTTGTTCTGCCTGAATCAATAAAGAACGGCGTTTATTTTATTGAAATAAAAACACGCCCAGGAGTTATTATCAGAAAAGTTGCGTTGGTCAGGTAA
- a CDS encoding AAA family ATPase — protein MKKTDLKSKYLEKAYKLHHLFEQRTELAHRLMDREFDFHYDKNELSKLQKRLSCIENRIRETEKELEKIISRAECDGIKLPIEDLAKSYNLGIEEKYIILNMFFDEISTRARYQTSRGTEQLKLLGYTPDKFIEKADLINSLLEKGLIQITEREEHPLIFKSEFVLTDTAIKGIIGSEEKHEDKADKQKIKFSHRGFPFRRFGEILTIRKPLLSFDQIVLDADKQKVIEQALYQARNLRFVMEEWGLSDTIKYGKGTTMLFYGPPGTGKTATCEAIAYELKKNLGIVNYSQILNASLCCAQNNLPHLTMSALQEFAEKETRKVISIHPRHVGFKTQKKED, from the coding sequence ATGAAAAAAACAGACCTAAAATCAAAATACCTTGAAAAGGCGTATAAATTGCATCACCTTTTTGAGCAGAGAACAGAATTGGCTCACAGGCTTATGGACCGAGAGTTTGATTTCCATTATGATAAAAATGAACTAAGCAAGTTACAAAAAAGACTCAGTTGCATAGAAAACCGAATAAGAGAGACAGAAAAAGAACTGGAAAAAATTATTAGCAGGGCTGAATGCGACGGAATTAAACTTCCCATTGAAGACTTGGCAAAATCATACAATCTGGGAATTGAAGAAAAGTATATCATTCTAAATATGTTTTTTGACGAAATAAGCACTAGGGCGAGATATCAAACCAGTAGAGGCACAGAACAACTTAAACTATTAGGATATACTCCTGATAAGTTCATAGAGAAAGCAGACCTGATTAATAGCCTGCTGGAGAAAGGGCTCATTCAAATAACAGAACGCGAAGAGCATCCACTTATTTTTAAAAGTGAATTCGTGCTCACGGATACCGCGATAAAGGGCATAATTGGAAGTGAAGAAAAGCACGAAGATAAAGCAGATAAACAAAAAATAAAATTTTCTCATAGAGGTTTTCCATTCAGACGATTTGGCGAAATATTGACGATACGCAAACCATTACTTTCGTTTGACCAAATTGTGCTTGACGCTGACAAACAGAAGGTGATTGAACAAGCACTATATCAGGCAAGAAATCTAAGATTCGTGATGGAAGAGTGGGGATTATCTGATACAATAAAATATGGAAAAGGAACGACAATGCTCTTCTATGGACCACCCGGGACAGGCAAGACCGCCACCTGCGAAGCAATAGCATACGAATTAAAGAAAAATCTTGGGATTGTTAATTATAGCCAAATTCTCAATGCTTCATTATGCTGTGCCCAGAATAATTTGCCACATTTAACGATGTCCGCCCTACAGGAATTTGCTGAAAAAGAAACCAGAAAAGTTATCAGTATTCATCCGAGGCATGTAGGATTTAAAACTCAGAAAAAGGAAGACTGA
- a CDS encoding nucleotidyltransferase domain-containing protein, whose product MNQKKMHKIIDELVERIKKSYNPQKIILFGSYAYGSQDKESDIDILIIKETDERPIDRRIRVRRLVNLKEPIAFSSIVLLPSEVEYLCKIRDPFIKEILEKGKVLYG is encoded by the coding sequence ATGAATCAAAAGAAGATGCATAAAATTATTGACGAACTTGTTGAAAGAATAAAAAAATCTTATAATCCCCAGAAAATCATCCTTTTTGGTTCTTATGCCTATGGTTCACAAGATAAAGAGAGTGACATAGACATACTCATTATCAAAGAAACCGATGAAAGACCGATTGACCGTCGCATTAGAGTGCGACGCCTTGTCAATCTGAAAGAACCCATAGCATTCTCATCCATTGTTTTATTGCCCAGCGAAGTTGAATATCTGTGTAAGATTCGCGACCCATTTATAAAAGAAATATTAGAGAAAGGAAAAGTTCTGTATGGATGA
- a CDS encoding HEPN domain-containing protein, translating to MAKKAEQDLKRVKIMLDADDYGDAGFHLQQAIEKYLKAYLLS from the coding sequence TTGGCAAAAAAGGCAGAACAGGATTTAAAGAGAGTAAAGATTATGTTGGATGCTGATGATTACGGTGATGCTGGATTCCATTTGCAACAGGCGATTGAGAAATATTTGAAAGCATATCTTCTTTCATAA